The Cloacibacterium caeni region TGAAAATAAGCAATTCAAAAGTAAAAAAAGTTTTTTTTCTTTTGGAAAACTTTAAAACGGAAAAGCTTTTGTCTCTTTTGTGGTTAAAAAAAATAAAATTTAGAAAAAATGAAACAGTTAAGATACCTTTTAAAAAGAGAGTTTCATTTGTTCTTCACGAACAAAACCATGCTTTCTGTATTTTTTATGGCTCCCATTTTCTACGCGCTTTTGTTAGGTTTTACCTACAAAAAGGGAAAAGTAACGGATATTCCTGTGATTGTAATTAATCATGACCAAACTCCTTTGTCTAACCAAATTGTAGACATGTTAGAGGATAATCAAACGCTGAAAGTGCTGAATTATGTAGAAGAACCAGCGATATTGAAAGATGAGGTCATCAAAACAGAAGCAGGAGCAGTAGTGATTATTCCTGAACGTTTCGAGGCGAATATGTTGCAAAAGAAATATCCAGAAATTAACGTCTATCTCAATACTTCGAATGTGTTGACCGCTAATTTTGCTTCAAAAGCGATTCAATTAACCTTAGGCACTTTTTCAGCAGGTGCCGAAATGAAAGCTTTGCAGAAAAAAGGGATGAATGCAGACCAAGCAAAAGCCAATATAGAACCCTATAAAGCCAATTATATTACGCTTTTTAACACCACGAGTAATTACCTGATTTTCATGTGGCCAGCAATGATGGCGGTGGTTTTACAGCAAGTTATTCTTTTGGCGATGGCAGTTACGTTTTCCGAGGAATTTAAAAGAGATTCTTTCATAAAAGATTTTGCAGGGAAACACAAATATGCGATTTTGGTAATGGCGATTAAATGTTTACCCGTTTGGATTTTCTCCAATTTAAATATTTTATTCTTTTACTTGTGTAGCTTGTATTTTAAAATTCCAGTTCCAGAAAACGCTATGAATTTCTTCTTGATAACAGCAATTTTTGTAGTAGCAGCAACCAATTTAGGCGTTTTGGTGAGTATTATGGTTCCAGATGCGCTCAAAGCGACTCAGATTTTAATGGTAATTGCTTCGCCTGCGTTTATCATCAGTGGATTTACTTGGCCAAATTATGCGATGCCAGATTTCATTACTTATTTCACTAAAATTATTCCTTTAACACCATATTTAGAAGCTTTGAAAATTATGGTGGTAGAAAAAGGTTCCGATTATTTAACCCAAAAATATTTCTGGCACTTGTTTATTCTAGGTTGGGTTTATTTCCTTTTAGGTTGGATAGCTTTGAAAATCAAAATCAAAATGCTGTTCAAAGAATATCATCTCTCCGAAGATTATGACGACCAAGGGTTCGTTTAATCCATATAGTTTTTTTATTAATGTTTATTCGAAGGCGTTTCAGTTTACTGAAACGCCTTTTTTGTGTATTTTTGCCAGAAATTTAGTTTTCATGAAATTAATTCAAGAACTTAATAAGCACATTAAGGTAGATGCAGAAATAGAGCGTTTTTTAAATGAAGAATGTGAAACAAAAGTCTTTGAAAAAGGTGAAATATTGAGCAAGCAGAATCAATACAATCATACTGTTTTCTTTGTAGATGAAGGTTTGCTGAGAATGTTTTACTACGAAAACGGAAAAGATATCACTACCAATTTTTATTCTGAAGGCAAGATTACAGCCAATATCGATACGCTTTTTAAGAATCAACCTACTCGAAATAACATTGAAACTTTAGAAAAATCGGTAATTACCACTTGTAATTTCAATAAATTAGAGGAATTATGTTCGGTTTCGCTAACTGCGGCAAATTTCAGCAGATATATTCTAGGAAACTTAATGATAGAGATGTCGCGCAGAATTTCTTCGCTGCAATATATGACGGCAAAAGAAAAGTACATTCAATTGCTTGAAGAAAATCCTAATATCATTCTCAGAGCTCCACTCGGAATGATTGCTACTTATCTGGGAATTTCTCAGGAGACTTTAAGCCGTATCAGAAGTGATATTTAAAGTCAAAAACGGTTTTTATTTTCTAAATTTTATCATATTTTTAAGATTCTTTTGGTAGGCGTTTTAGAAATTTCAATTAACTTTGAGATTCTTTAAAAATAAAATCCATGCAAAACGTTTTTGATGCACAAGATGCGCAAGAGTACATCAATAGAATCAATAATTTAACACCAGAAACCCCAAGAAAATGGGGTAAAATGAGTGTAGACCAAGTTTTAGCACATTTAAATGTAGCCTATGA contains the following coding sequences:
- a CDS encoding Crp/Fnr family transcriptional regulator, which encodes MKLIQELNKHIKVDAEIERFLNEECETKVFEKGEILSKQNQYNHTVFFVDEGLLRMFYYENGKDITTNFYSEGKITANIDTLFKNQPTRNNIETLEKSVITTCNFNKLEELCSVSLTAANFSRYILGNLMIEMSRRISSLQYMTAKEKYIQLLEENPNIILRAPLGMIATYLGISQETLSRIRSDI
- a CDS encoding ABC transporter permease, with translation MKQLRYLLKREFHLFFTNKTMLSVFFMAPIFYALLLGFTYKKGKVTDIPVIVINHDQTPLSNQIVDMLEDNQTLKVLNYVEEPAILKDEVIKTEAGAVVIIPERFEANMLQKKYPEINVYLNTSNVLTANFASKAIQLTLGTFSAGAEMKALQKKGMNADQAKANIEPYKANYITLFNTTSNYLIFMWPAMMAVVLQQVILLAMAVTFSEEFKRDSFIKDFAGKHKYAILVMAIKCLPVWIFSNLNILFFYLCSLYFKIPVPENAMNFFLITAIFVVAATNLGVLVSIMVPDALKATQILMVIASPAFIISGFTWPNYAMPDFITYFTKIIPLTPYLEALKIMVVEKGSDYLTQKYFWHLFILGWVYFLLGWIALKIKIKMLFKEYHLSEDYDDQGFV